The genomic segment TTTGAGTAATTTCAGGAATTAATTTTCTAAATTCATTGTATCTAATAACCTTGTGTAGATAAAGATTCCAAATAATTAAAGCCTTCCATTTTCCACCAATTATTTCTAAAGTTAATTCAATTTCACATCTATAATTTGAACAACTAACCTTATTTTCTCTAGATTCTGGCATTTAAAAATCACCTCTATATTCTGAATAATAAAAAAGATAGCAATTTATATTATACAATAGATTGCTATCTTTTAATAGTTAAAATTATATTGAGAGTTTAATTATTTTTCTAAAAGTTCTTTAGTAGCTAATCTATTAGCCCACATCTCATCTTCTGATTTGTAACTTCTCTTTTCAAAAGTACTCTCGTTATAAGTGTCTCCAAATAATAGATCTAGAATATGTAGAGAATCCTTACCTGCAGCTTCTAAAGTACCTCTACAAGAACCACAGTATGAGATAACAGAGTCTTGAGTACAATCGTTAGCTCTTCTAGTATAGATCTCTTTATAAAGCTCAGGATTAGATGAACAAACCATTCCTCCAACTCCACAACATCTAGTGTTTTTACCAACATTGTGCATCTCTTCAAATTGGTAACCCATCTCTTTTAAAATCCATCTAATATTTTCATGGTGAGAGATAACATCTCTTGTAACACAAGAATCATGTACGTTGAATTTTACAGGGCTATTTTTTCCTTTACCAATAGCTTCTTTAGGAAGTCCAATTTTTTCTCTCATTAAATCCCAATAAGAGATAACTTTTTTATCACTAGTATCACTGAAAGTTTTAAAGCAAGAAGGACAGATAGTAACTATAACTTCAGCTCCCATACTTTCAATCTCATCATTTGCCAATTTATTTCTAAGGACAAATTTATCCTCTTCTCCAATCATTTTTGTAACTTTACCACAACATCTTAGCATAGCTGAAACATCATCACCTAAAACTTCTTTTAAGTGTGCATAAACTTTCTCTACAAGTTCAGGCTTATATGCTGGGATTGTACATCCAGGTACAAAAACGTATTTAGGAGATTTTTTCTCTTGAACAGATGTACAGTATTTAGGGCTACACTCCATTCTTTGAATTCTATCACTATCAACAAGATTTTCAATAACCTGTTGGTTGTTGTTGTCTCTTATATATTGATTCTTTAATTCTGTAAAATTACTTCTTAAATCTAAGTCTTTAGGACATTTAATAGTACATTGAGAGCACTCATTACAAGAGAAGGCAATCATCTTATCCATATGCTCATAACCTTTTTCTAAATAATCTCTAAATAACTCTTTAGGACAAGAAGTAAAGTTTTTAAGCATCATACACTCTTTCATACAAAGTCTACACTCACATTGACGACATCTATCAGCCTCATATTGAGCTTGTTCAGGAGTATATCCTAAAGAAACTTCTTTGAAAGACTTTATTCTCTCTTGAGGATCTAGTTCAGGAATATCAACTCTTCTCTCAAAAACCTCTTCCCAATTAACATCTCTTTTCAATTTAGTATCATAGCTACTTGTATCTTTTAATTCTCTACCTGCACTTAAATCTTCACCTTTTAAAAATCTATCTAGAGATTCAGCTGCACGACGTCCAGTAGCCATAGCTTGTATAACAATAACAGATTCTCCACTAGCATCTCCAGCTATAAAGACTTTTGGATTGTTAATACTTTGTAATGTTAATTTATCACACTCGAAAGTTGAATTTCTTCTCTGTGTTAATATATCTTTTGCAAATCTACCATCAACTTCTTGACCAATAGCAAATATAATAGTGTCAATTTCAATAGTTTTTAAGCTAGTTTCATCAAAACTAGGAGAAAACATTCCATTCTCATTAAATAGAGAGAGACACTGTTTTGCAATAATCTTTTCCAATCTGTTTTCAGAATTAACTATAATATCCTTAACTCCATATCCATGAATAAAAGTGATTCCCTCTTCAAAAGCTCCTTTTACCTCATGTTTAGATGCAGTCATCTCGTCAAAAGATTTTTCAAGAGCTAGAGAGTAAACTTCCTCTACTCCATTTAATCTTCTAGCAACTCTAGCACAGTCCATAGCTACATCTCCACCACCAACTACTAGAACTTTTTTTCCAATAGATACAGATGTTTTATCTAAAGCTACAGCTCTTAAGAAGTCACTTGCATTAGTGATATCAGGTGAAGCTATATTACTTCCA from the Fusobacterium sp. SYSU M8D902 genome contains:
- a CDS encoding FAD-dependent oxidoreductase, giving the protein MLKTEIIDNMKKIVSECMGEETPACVATCPMHTDVKEYIRLLREGKGEEALLTVREKLFLPGTLGRICAHPCEGKCKIAEIHSPMSIAGLKRYIADHYDNEKLWSMKKAPATGKKIAVIGAGPSGMQSALDMIRKGYEVTVFEKLPVKGGMMAVGIPEYRLPRDILSWEISYLEKLGVNFQMNCEIGKDIEFDEILSKFDGVVVAVGKHKGRNGSNIASPDITNASDFLRAVALDKTSVSIGKKVLVVGGGDVAMDCARVARRLNGVEEVYSLALEKSFDEMTASKHEVKGAFEEGITFIHGYGVKDIIVNSENRLEKIIAKQCLSLFNENGMFSPSFDETSLKTIEIDTIIFAIGQEVDGRFAKDILTQRRNSTFECDKLTLQSINNPKVFIAGDASGESVIVIQAMATGRRAAESLDRFLKGEDLSAGRELKDTSSYDTKLKRDVNWEEVFERRVDIPELDPQERIKSFKEVSLGYTPEQAQYEADRCRQCECRLCMKECMMLKNFTSCPKELFRDYLEKGYEHMDKMIAFSCNECSQCTIKCPKDLDLRSNFTELKNQYIRDNNNQQVIENLVDSDRIQRMECSPKYCTSVQEKKSPKYVFVPGCTIPAYKPELVEKVYAHLKEVLGDDVSAMLRCCGKVTKMIGEEDKFVLRNKLANDEIESMGAEVIVTICPSCFKTFSDTSDKKVISYWDLMREKIGLPKEAIGKGKNSPVKFNVHDSCVTRDVISHHENIRWILKEMGYQFEEMHNVGKNTRCCGVGGMVCSSNPELYKEIYTRRANDCTQDSVISYCGSCRGTLEAAGKDSLHILDLLFGDTYNESTFEKRSYKSEDEMWANRLATKELLEK